GAAAAGGAAAGGGTCGACATACTCAATGCCTGGCAAAACCTCGCGAAGTCGAGCACCGGGGCCACCTCCAGCCAGGTAGCGACGAGTCGCCATGCTCTATCCCTGGCAAAACCTCGCGAAGACCGCTACGTGGTCTCCGGCGATATCCTCGTCTTCAGGAAGCCCGGTGACATTGAGCCTGCAGCGGTCGGGCGTAAAAACCGGATAAAGGTGGGCGCCGTAGATCGCCGCCTGGGCTTCGTCTCCCACGCGGGGATTGCGGAACAGGCCGGCGTAGCCGTCCGTGAACAGCTCAGCGAGCGGCGTTCCGGCGGATCTGTTCTTCCATGCTTGCTCCGCCGCGGCCACGCGCCGCAGGATGTCTGCATGTTCGCGTTCCAGGCGCTCGAGATCGTGGACCAGAGCCGAAACAAAGGCCCGTGTAACAGGATGTTCGAAGGACGAGCCCCGGGCGCGCGCCACCGTGTTGGCGAGTGCCGCGGCCTCTTCGGCGCGGGACGGGTCGGGACAGTGTACCAGCAGCATCCCGCAGGGCCGGAGAGCGAAGGTGCCGAAGGATTTGGTGGGGCTGACGGACACCCAGAAGGGCGCGTCGTTTTCGATGAAGGGCCGGATCTGGTCGTCGTAGCTCATCGCCATGATCCCGTCGTACCCGCGGGAATCGAGGAGGCGGGCGTACTCGAATCCTGAATAGGCCCGGTCCAGCAGCACGGGCCGTCCCTCCGCGGCGGCCGCCCGGTTGCCCATGGTCTCCCGGGACTGTACGCGGCCGGTCGTGTTCATGGGACCCGCCTGGTAGACCCGCAGGAGGTCGGGCGCATCCATGATGTCTCCGATTGGATATTCGCGGCACGAGATCCTGCTCATCCGGGCGATGGCCTTGTAAGCGGGCCAGGAAAGTTCCTCCACGCCGATCGCCCGTAGGCCGGGGTATAGCTGCAGGGCCATCTCAACGGCCGTCTTGACCGCGCCGGTGCCGGCATCCGAGGGAATCAGCAGCGAGAAGCGATCCCAGTATTCCTTCGGGACGCGCTGCCAGCGCAGCACCGCCTCCTTCAACGGTGAGGCAAGGGAAGCGGTGCTCATGTATTCGCCGAGCAGGCTGTTACCGATTTCGGCCCTCGCGTAATCGAGCAGCGTCTCGGAAGTCGGCCATGCCTGGCCCCGCCCGTCCACCACAATACCGATGCCGTAGTTGTACCCCTCGGGGTCCTGGTCGCATACGATCTTCGCGATCTGGTTGGCGTCCTTGCCTTGGGCGCTCAACGCTTCCGCCGTCCGCTGGACGCCGGCGCCGAAGGACGATTTCATGGTCGCTCCGTTTCTTTTTCAGGAAGGAAAGAGCTCACGACAGGTACACGAAAACCACCACCACGGGAGA
This genomic interval from Gemmatimonadota bacterium contains the following:
- a CDS encoding aminotransferase class I/II-fold pyridoxal phosphate-dependent enzyme, which produces MKSSFGAGVQRTAEALSAQGKDANQIAKIVCDQDPEGYNYGIGIVVDGRGQAWPTSETLLDYARAEIGNSLLGEYMSTASLASPLKEAVLRWQRVPKEYWDRFSLLIPSDAGTGAVKTAVEMALQLYPGLRAIGVEELSWPAYKAIARMSRISCREYPIGDIMDAPDLLRVYQAGPMNTTGRVQSRETMGNRAAAAEGRPVLLDRAYSGFEYARLLDSRGYDGIMAMSYDDQIRPFIENDAPFWVSVSPTKSFGTFALRPCGMLLVHCPDPSRAEEAAALANTVARARGSSFEHPVTRAFVSALVHDLERLEREHADILRRVAAAEQAWKNRSAGTPLAELFTDGYAGLFRNPRVGDEAQAAIYGAHLYPVFTPDRCRLNVTGLPEDEDIAGDHVAVFARFCQG